A genome region from Chlorocebus sabaeus isolate Y175 unplaced genomic scaffold, mChlSab1.0.hap1 unalloc_scaffold_236, whole genome shotgun sequence includes the following:
- the LOC140711155 gene encoding SH3 domain and tetratricopeptide repeat-containing protein 1-like isoform X3, with product MQLFSRLPCRECGRDFTHVLLQLGHLCTRQGPAQQGKGYYEWALLVTVEIGHVENQLRAVQWLCYFYSAVMPSEAQYVIYHDLQLSLARKVADKVLEGQLLETISQLYLSLGTERDSRAYKSSLDYTKRSLGIFIDLQRREEAHAWLQAGKIYYLLRQSELVDLYIQVAQNVDVHTGDPNLGLELLEAVGDIFFNGPWEQEEGMPFYRNPFDAARYYQLALAAAVDLGNKKAQLKIYTRLATISHNFLLDSEKSLFFYQRARTFATELNVHRVNLPPLPPCGWAPWLTPATLAEDSIQGSGYCARRMVSCLSWCLPWLIFWEMEE from the exons ATGCAGCTGTTCTCgaggctgccctgcagggagtgTGGCCGAGACTTCACCCACGTACTCCTGCAGCTGGGCCACCTCTGCACCCGCCAGGGCCCAGCCCAGCAGGGCAAGGGCTACTATGAGTGGGCCCTTCTGGTCACCGTAGAAATAGGCCATGTGGAGA ACCAGCTGCGGGCCGTCCAGTGGCTGTGCTACTTCTACAGCGCCGTCATGCCCAGCGAGGCCCAGTATGTCATCTACCACgatctccagctctccctggcccGCAAGGTGGCCGACAAGGTGCtggaggggcagctcctggagaccATCAGTCAGCTCTACCTGTCCCTGGGCACGGAGCG tgattccagggcctacaaatcctctctggactacaccaaacgaagtctggggattttcattgacctccagaggagagaggaggcacatgcctggctgCAAGCAGGGAAGATCTATTACCTCCTGCGGCAGAGCGAGCTGGTGGACCTGTACATCCAG gtgGCACAGAATGTGGACGTGCACACAGGCGACCccaacctggggctggagctgttgGAGGCAGTTGGAGACATCTTCTTCAATGggccctgggagcaggaggaaggcatGCCCTTCTACCGA AACCCGTTTGATGCAGCCAGGTACTACCAGCTGGCACTGGCAGCCGCCgtggacctgggcaacaagaaggcacagctgaagatctacacgcggctggccaccatctcccacaacttcctcctggacagcGAGAAGTCGCTCTTCTTCTACCAGAGGGCCAGGACCTTTGCCACCGAGCTCAACGTCCACAGGGTCAACCTACCTCCTCTGCCACCCTGCGGGTGGGCCCCTTGGTTGACCCCAGCCACCCTCGCTGAGGACAGCATCCAAGGGAGTGGGTATTGTGCAAGGAGGAtggtctcctgcctctcctggtgtctcccGTGGCTCATTTTCTGGGAAATGGAGGAATGA
- the LOC140711155 gene encoding SH3 domain and tetratricopeptide repeat-containing protein 1-like isoform X1 has translation MSSSRCWQAPWRQAVPMQGQALCGPLRQPALPGLPRDHPALGTESPACWEFLDITLGSRQARLRWDFGPHHEPGPEHQFLCPCYLLDQLRAVQWLCYFYSAVMPSEAQYVIYHDLQLSLARKVADKVLEGQLLETISQLYLSLGTERDSRAYKSSLDYTKRSLGIFIDLQRREEAHAWLQAGKIYYLLRQSELVDLYIQVAQNVDVHTGDPNLGLELLEAVGDIFFNGPWEQEEGMPFYRNPFDAARYYQLALAAAVDLGNKKAQLKIYTRLATISHNFLLDSEKSLFFYQRARTFATELNVHRVNLPPLPPCGWAPWLTPATLAEDSIQGSGYCARRMVSCLSWCLPWLIFWEMEE, from the exons ATGTCCagcagcagatgttggcaagcgccctggagacaggcggttcccatgcagggccaggccctctgtggcccactgaggcagccagctcttcctggtttgcccagggacCATCCTGCCTTGGGCACTGAAAGTCCTGCATGCTGGGAATTCCTAGACATAACCCTGGGATCAAGGCAGGCTCGGCTGCGCTGGGACTTCGGGCCCCACCATGAGCCAGGCCCTGAACACCAGTTCTTGTGCCCGTGTTATCTGCTTG ACCAGCTGCGGGCCGTCCAGTGGCTGTGCTACTTCTACAGCGCCGTCATGCCCAGCGAGGCCCAGTATGTCATCTACCACgatctccagctctccctggcccGCAAGGTGGCCGACAAGGTGCtggaggggcagctcctggagaccATCAGTCAGCTCTACCTGTCCCTGGGCACGGAGCG tgattccagggcctacaaatcctctctggactacaccaaacgaagtctggggattttcattgacctccagaggagagaggaggcacatgcctggctgCAAGCAGGGAAGATCTATTACCTCCTGCGGCAGAGCGAGCTGGTGGACCTGTACATCCAG gtgGCACAGAATGTGGACGTGCACACAGGCGACCccaacctggggctggagctgttgGAGGCAGTTGGAGACATCTTCTTCAATGggccctgggagcaggaggaaggcatGCCCTTCTACCGA AACCCGTTTGATGCAGCCAGGTACTACCAGCTGGCACTGGCAGCCGCCgtggacctgggcaacaagaaggcacagctgaagatctacacgcggctggccaccatctcccacaacttcctcctggacagcGAGAAGTCGCTCTTCTTCTACCAGAGGGCCAGGACCTTTGCCACCGAGCTCAACGTCCACAGGGTCAACCTACCTCCTCTGCCACCCTGCGGGTGGGCCCCTTGGTTGACCCCAGCCACCCTCGCTGAGGACAGCATCCAAGGGAGTGGGTATTGTGCAAGGAGGAtggtctcctgcctctcctggtgtctcccGTGGCTCATTTTCTGGGAAATGGAGGAATGA
- the LOC140711155 gene encoding SH3 domain and tetratricopeptide repeat-containing protein 1-like isoform X2, whose product MSQALNTSSCARVICLVCWQPAHLSSHFTEDTGAGDCPKPQSSSCKSSSLCSVPGPTHKWGLWGPRVAETERGNVSFRPQKPQKDQLRAVQWLCYFYSAVMPSEAQYVIYHDLQLSLARKVADKVLEGQLLETISQLYLSLGTERDSRAYKSSLDYTKRSLGIFIDLQRREEAHAWLQAGKIYYLLRQSELVDLYIQVAQNVDVHTGDPNLGLELLEAVGDIFFNGPWEQEEGMPFYRNPFDAARYYQLALAAAVDLGNKKAQLKIYTRLATISHNFLLDSEKSLFFYQRARTFATELNVHRVNLPPLPPCGWAPWLTPATLAEDSIQGSGYCARRMVSCLSWCLPWLIFWEMEE is encoded by the exons ATGAGCCAGGCCCTGAACACCAGTTCTTGTGCCCGTGTTATCTGCTTGGTATGTTGGCAGCctgcgcacctgtcatcccacttCACAGAGGACACGGGGGCGGGTGATTGCCCAAAGCCGCAGAGCAGTTCATGCAAAAGCAGCTCGTTGTGCagtgtgccaggccccacccacaaaTGGGGCTTGTGGGGTCCTCGGGTGGCAGAGACTGAGCGTGGGAATGTGAGCTTCAGGCCACAGAAGCCACAAAAGG ACCAGCTGCGGGCCGTCCAGTGGCTGTGCTACTTCTACAGCGCCGTCATGCCCAGCGAGGCCCAGTATGTCATCTACCACgatctccagctctccctggcccGCAAGGTGGCCGACAAGGTGCtggaggggcagctcctggagaccATCAGTCAGCTCTACCTGTCCCTGGGCACGGAGCG tgattccagggcctacaaatcctctctggactacaccaaacgaagtctggggattttcattgacctccagaggagagaggaggcacatgcctggctgCAAGCAGGGAAGATCTATTACCTCCTGCGGCAGAGCGAGCTGGTGGACCTGTACATCCAG gtgGCACAGAATGTGGACGTGCACACAGGCGACCccaacctggggctggagctgttgGAGGCAGTTGGAGACATCTTCTTCAATGggccctgggagcaggaggaaggcatGCCCTTCTACCGA AACCCGTTTGATGCAGCCAGGTACTACCAGCTGGCACTGGCAGCCGCCgtggacctgggcaacaagaaggcacagctgaagatctacacgcggctggccaccatctcccacaacttcctcctggacagcGAGAAGTCGCTCTTCTTCTACCAGAGGGCCAGGACCTTTGCCACCGAGCTCAACGTCCACAGGGTCAACCTACCTCCTCTGCCACCCTGCGGGTGGGCCCCTTGGTTGACCCCAGCCACCCTCGCTGAGGACAGCATCCAAGGGAGTGGGTATTGTGCAAGGAGGAtggtctcctgcctctcctggtgtctcccGTGGCTCATTTTCTGGGAAATGGAGGAATGA